One stretch of Hyla sarda isolate aHylSar1 unplaced genomic scaffold, aHylSar1.hap1 scaffold_1408, whole genome shotgun sequence DNA includes these proteins:
- the LOC130306862 gene encoding uncharacterized protein LOC130306862: MEHSTSSHASPEPQVFAYTESEIGRIIGAVDEDASFLHAPSALDLQRQYETETKRLLSLKLHLSTLSEYYKSQRIPRGMRVVPPDNAYKGDKDFHTKFEHIANKYAADVIILNIEFLQRDIAATSDKVKTLESTLETILSSDDYTKLCSKQSSFLAKLKTEQENIKRHKWYRDVQDYQNGRIYNWGDLSTNTRRTRRLKDQPGTSRQNARPTEPASSSPTAPQDFLGARQTHTSDPPEGEVINGNDPSRTRSRGVRTTQLKTKPPKK, encoded by the coding sequence ATGGAACATTCAACTTCTTCACATGCCTCTCCAGAGCCTCAGGTATTTGCTTATACTGAGAGTGAGATCGGCAGGATCATTGGAGCTGTGGATGAGGACGCTTCTTTCCTACATGCTCCCTCAGCCCTGGATCTCCAGAGGCAATACGAAACAGAGACTAAGAGACTATTATCTTTGAAACTTCACCTCTCTACATTAAGtgagtactacaagtcccagcggatCCCCAGAGGTATGCGGGTGGTCCCACCGGACAACGCATACAAAGGGGACAAGGATTTCCACACCAAGTTTGAACATATAGCTAACAAATACGCTGCCGACGTGATTATTTTGAACATTGAATTTCTTCAAAGAGACATTGCTGCTACAAGTGACAAAGTAAAGACACTGGAATCTACCTTGGAAACAATACTGTCTAGCGATGATTACACTAAATTATGTTCCAAACAATCTTCCTTCTTGGCAAAACTCAAAACAGAACAAGAAAACATCAAACGTCACAAATGGTACCGTGATGTGCAAGACTACCAAAATGGCCGCATATACAATTGGGGCGACTTGTCCACCAACACCAGGAGGACAAGACGTTTGAAGGACCAACCGGGGACCTCACGCCAGAACGCTCGTCCTACTGAACCAGCATCCAGTTCACCTACTGCCCCCCAGGATTTTTTAGGGGCACGCCAGACTCATACCAGCGACCCACCAGAAGGGGAGGTCATAAATGGAAACGATCCCTCAAGAACCAGAAGCCGGGGCGTGAGGACGACACAGTTGAAGACCAAACCACCAAAAAAAtag